Proteins co-encoded in one Xiphophorus hellerii strain 12219 chromosome 10, Xiphophorus_hellerii-4.1, whole genome shotgun sequence genomic window:
- the ddit4 gene encoding DNA damage-inducible transcript 4 protein, with product MPEVFASIEVGSIPPSPVDSSPRRLSWGKLVQRLADFSTHDSSIESGSNNGSRSDLSDSGSDFSSDLCPANDDLFFDPMEEAILKEVVDLIARSLREAKDSDCALRCTKLLIPEKLLEHIGQELIHLAASEPCGLRGALIDLCVEQGAACESIGQLSVDPYLVPTFQLTLVLRLESGGLWPKIQGLFSSKSPSTPALRQALKLSTGFRVIKKKLYSSEGLLIEEC from the exons ATGCCTGAAGTCTTTGCATCCATAGAGGTTGGAAGTATACCTCCGTCCCCAGTGGACAGCAGTCCCCGAAGACTGTCTTGGGGGAAACTGGTCCAAAGACTGGCTGATTTCAGCACACATGACAGCAGCATTGAATCAGGGTCCAATAATGGCAGCAGGAGTGATCTTTCAGACTCAG GCTCTGATTTCTCCAGTGATCTGTGTCCAGCGAATGATGACCTTTTCTTTGACCCAATGGAGGAAGCGATCCTGAAAGAAGTAGTGGACCTTATTGCACGGAGCCTAAGGGAGGCCAAAGACTCAGACTGTGCGTTGAGATGTACCAAGCTGCTCATTCCGGAGAAACTTCTGGAGCACATCGGACAGGAGCTCATCCACCTGGCAGCTAGCGAGCCCTGCGGTTTAAGAGGGGCTCTCATCGACCTCTGCGTGGAGCAAGGGGCCGCCTGCGAGAGCATAGGACAGCTATCCGTGGACCCTTACCTCGTCCCCACATTTCAGCTCACTCTGGTGCTGAGGCTAGAGTCGGGTGGGCTGTGGCCTAAAATCCAGGGACTGTTCAGCTCCAAATCTCCTTCCACTCCAGCTCTCAGACAAGCTCTAAAACTTAGCACTGGGTTCCGCgtgattaaaaagaaactgtatTCTTCTGAAGGGCTGCTCATAGAGGAATGTTGA